A genomic segment from Osmerus mordax isolate fOsmMor3 chromosome 5, fOsmMor3.pri, whole genome shotgun sequence encodes:
- the LOC136943667 gene encoding multiple inositol polyphosphate phosphatase 1-like, translating into MWFTFSFTVCVANFFCSISFVNACHTTGTNIPVIAKYFSTKGRYEEVNPYLIEDILAVNKSLLQPPSPECRGIHLTAIVRHGTRYPTSKNVKKMRQLHNLIVREVSDPEVQREIKQWKMWYTDEMDGRLVQKGVDDHRHLAVRLSKLFPSLITEKKLRDGNIKFMTSSKHRCVNSTMAFKGGLTQLWNIKDQNVDHEVNDALMRFFDHCTKFVETVENNPPALAELDKFKLGAEMTRVQEKIADRLTVPYSRITADMAEAAFYLCAYEFAIKTENSPWCQLFDEVDAQVLEYANDLKQFWKRGYGHDINSKTSCILFHDVFSRLERAAGESRSGEKVTEAVTIQVGHAETLLPLLTLLGFFKDSEALTSTNYATQSQRSFRTSQMLPYTANLLLVLYDCGDQGLRLQPFLNERPLAFPGLGANEGYAPLYKDVREHYKYLLDGCDFETECQLFPPH; encoded by the exons ATGAGGAAGTAAATCCATACTTGATAGAGGACATACTTGCTGTAAACAAATCTCTTTTACAGCCCCCATCTCCAGAATGTCGCGGAATTCATCTGACCGCGATTGTAAGGCACGGTACACGATATCCAACAAGCAAAAATGTTAAGAAAATGAGGCAACTCCACAACCTGATTGTGCGCGAAGTCTCGGACCCGGAGGTGCAGCGTGAAATAAAGCAATGGAAAATGTGGTACACTGACGAAATGGACGGTCGGTTAGTACAGAAGGGTGTGGATGATCACAGGCATCTAGCAGTCAGGCTGTCAAAGTTATTTCCCTCATTGATAACCGAGAAAAAGCTTCGAGATGGTAATATCAAGTTTATGACAAGCTCAAAGCACAGATGTGTGAACAGCACTATGGCTTTCAAGGGAGGATTGACACAGCTGTGGAATATTAAAG ATCAAAATGTTGACCACGAGGTTAACGATGCTCTTATGAGATTCTTTGACCATTGTACCAAGTTTGTGGAGACAGTTGAGAACAACCCACCTGCTCTGGCTGAGTTGGATAAATTTAAGTTGGGGGCAGAGATGACAAGGGTCCAGGAGAAGATTGCAGACCGACTCACTGTCCCTTATTCACGCATCACTGCAG ATATGGCTGAGGCTGCATTTTACCTGTGTGCGTACGAGTTTGCAATCAAGACGGAAAACTCTCCCTGGTGTCAACTGTTTGATGAGGTAGACGCACAG GTTTTGGAGTATGCAAATGATCTGAAGCAGTTTTGGAAAAGAGGTTACGGTCACGACATTAACAGCAAGACAAGCTGCATCCTCTTCCATGATGTTTTTAGTCGTCTGGAAAGAGCTGCCGGAGAAAGCAG ATCCGGGGAGAAAGTGACAGAAGCTGTTACCATCCAGGTGGGCCATGCCGAGACACTTCTGCCCCTGCTTACCCTCCTAGGCTTCTTTAAGGACAGTGAAGCCCTGACCTCTACCAACTACGCCACACAGAGCCAGAGATCCTTCCGCACCAGCCAGATGCTTCCCTACACAGCCAACCTGCTCCTGGTGCTCTACGACTGTGGGGACCAGGGCCTGAGGCTGCAACCATTCCTGAACGAGAGGCCCCTAGCCTTCCCAGGCCTGGGTGCCAACGAGGGCTATGCCCCACTCTACAAAGATGTCAGAGAGCACTATAAGTATCTGCTAGATGGCTGTGACTTTGAAACAGAGTGCCAGCTGTTTCCACCTCATTAA